From a single Nicotiana tabacum cultivar K326 chromosome 8, ASM71507v2, whole genome shotgun sequence genomic region:
- the LOC107786901 gene encoding uncharacterized protein LOC107786901 translates to MGFFSFLGRVLFASVFILSAWQMFHEFGEDGGPAAKELAPKVAGLQDFLESKLGAGAPKIDVRHVVAFFMALKGLGGLLFVFGSFTGAVILMFYLMLATPLLHDICHLNFGEPQYFTLLQEFLQSVSLLGALLFFVGMKNSINRRQPKKKTLKPKTA, encoded by the exons ATGGGGTTCTTTTCATTTCTTGGAAGAGTTCTCTTTGCTTCTGTTTTCATCCTTTCTGCTTGGCAAAT GTTCCATGAATTTGGGGAAGATGGTGGGCCTGCTGCAAAGGAATTGGCTCCCAAAGTGGCTGGTCTGCAGGATTTTCTTGAATCCAAGTTGGGGGCAGGGGCACCTAAAATTGAT GTCAGGCATGTGGTAGCATTTTTCATGGCTCTAAAAGGATTGGGTGGATTACTATTTGTATTTGGCAGCTTCACTGGTGCAGTTATACTG ATGTTTTACTTGATGCTGGCCACTCCACTTCTGCACGATATCTGCCACCTTAACTTTGGAGAACCACAATATTTTACTCTTCTACAAGAGTTCTTGCAG AGCGTGTCACTTCTTGGTGCGTTGCTGTTTTTCGTGGGGATGAAGAACTCGATTAACCGGAGGCAACCAAAGAAAAAGACCCTCAAGCCCAAGACAGCTTAG